A region from the Janthinobacterium agaricidamnosum genome encodes:
- a CDS encoding polyhydroxyalkanoate depolymerase: MLYQLHELQRSFLTPVMQWADMSSKLFTNPVSPLAHTPFSQRIAAGYELMYRLGKDYEKPQFDIKSVLVQGESVDIREHVVVTKPFCRLIHFKKEATGLQQPKVLLVAPLSGHHSTLLRDTVRGLLAEHDVYITDWTDARMVPLTEGPFHLDDYIYYVQEFIRLLAPDLHVISVCQPTVPVLAAISLMATAKDPHMPKTMTMMGGPIDPRRSPTQVNNLATEKKFSWFENTVIYAVPPNYPGFGRKVYPGFLQHAGFIAMNPGRHAQSHREFYMHLVTGDDEPAEGHRQFYNEYNAVLDMPAEYYLETIKTVFQEFSLPKGTWKVGGQLVRPQDITNVALFTVEGELDDISGAGQTQAAHDLCSGIPADMQQDFVAPKCGHYGIFSGRRWREIICPKIGEFIQKHG; this comes from the coding sequence ATGCTTTACCAACTGCACGAACTGCAACGCTCTTTCCTCACTCCGGTGATGCAATGGGCAGACATGTCCTCCAAGTTATTTACCAACCCGGTTTCCCCTCTGGCCCACACCCCGTTTTCGCAACGCATCGCAGCCGGCTACGAGCTGATGTACCGCCTTGGCAAAGACTACGAAAAACCGCAATTCGACATCAAATCCGTTCTCGTCCAGGGCGAGAGCGTCGACATACGCGAACACGTTGTCGTGACAAAACCGTTTTGCCGCCTGATTCACTTCAAAAAAGAAGCCACTGGCTTGCAACAGCCCAAAGTTTTGCTGGTTGCCCCCCTGTCCGGTCACCACTCGACCCTGCTGCGCGATACCGTGCGCGGCTTGCTGGCCGAGCACGATGTCTACATCACCGACTGGACGGACGCGCGCATGGTACCGCTGACGGAAGGCCCGTTCCACCTCGATGACTACATTTATTATGTGCAAGAATTCATCCGCCTGCTGGCGCCTGATTTGCACGTGATTTCCGTCTGTCAACCGACCGTGCCCGTGCTGGCCGCCATCTCGCTGATGGCGACGGCAAAAGATCCGCACATGCCGAAAACCATGACGATGATGGGCGGCCCGATCGACCCGCGCCGCTCGCCCACGCAAGTAAACAACCTGGCGACGGAAAAGAAGTTCTCGTGGTTTGAAAACACCGTGATCTACGCGGTGCCGCCGAACTACCCAGGCTTTGGCCGCAAGGTGTATCCGGGCTTTCTGCAGCACGCCGGCTTCATCGCCATGAACCCGGGCCGCCACGCGCAAAGCCACCGCGAGTTCTACATGCACCTGGTGACGGGCGATGACGAGCCGGCGGAAGGCCACCGCCAGTTCTACAACGAGTACAACGCCGTACTGGACATGCCGGCCGAGTACTACCTGGAAACCATTAAAACGGTTTTCCAGGAATTCAGCCTGCCGAAGGGTACGTGGAAAGTGGGCGGTCAGCTGGTGCGTCCGCAAGACATCACGAACGTGGCCCTGTTCACCGTGGAAGGCGAACTGGACGACATTTCCGGTGCCGGCCAGACGCAAGCCGCACACGACTTGTGTTCCGGCATCCCTGCCGACATGCAGCAAGACTTCGTGGCGCCGAAATGCGGCCACTACGGTATCTTCTCGGGCCGCCGCTGGCGCGAGATC
- the fdxA gene encoding ferredoxin FdxA, whose product MTHVVTESCIACRYTDCVDVCPVDCFREGPNFLAIDPDECIDCAVCVAECPVNAIFAEEDVPGDQQAFIKINVDLARNWPSITKTKAALPEAEQYKDVKDKLDMLVR is encoded by the coding sequence ATGACCCACGTTGTCACCGAATCCTGCATCGCCTGTCGCTATACCGACTGCGTCGATGTCTGCCCGGTAGATTGTTTCCGGGAAGGCCCGAACTTCCTGGCAATCGATCCGGACGAATGTATTGACTGCGCCGTCTGCGTGGCAGAGTGCCCGGTGAACGCGATTTTCGCGGAAGAGGACGTGCCGGGCGACCAGCAAGCCTTCATCAAGATCAACGTCGATCTGGCCCGTAACTGGCCTTCGATCACCAAGACGAAAGCTGCCTTGCCGGAAGCGGAGCAATACAAGGACGTCAAGGACAAGCTCGACATGCTGGTGCGCTAA
- a CDS encoding protealysin inhibitor emfourin, with product MKISARSSGGFAGLSEQYEIDTQAHPAGPRLEAALASSGFFTQPQATDEQVGADIPRWQITVDAPTARRTITFAEDGSAENARWQQLLAQIRASA from the coding sequence ATGAAAATTTCAGCCCGCAGCAGCGGCGGCTTTGCCGGCCTGAGCGAACAGTATGAGATCGATACGCAAGCCCATCCCGCTGGCCCCAGGCTGGAAGCGGCACTGGCCAGCAGCGGCTTTTTCACGCAGCCGCAGGCCACGGATGAACAGGTGGGCGCCGATATTCCCCGCTGGCAGATCACCGTCGATGCGCCCACCGCGCGCCGCACCATCACGTTTGCCGAGGATGGCAGTGCTGAAAATGCACGATGGCAGCAATTGCTGGCGCAAATACGCGCCAGCGCCTGA
- a CDS encoding polyhydroxyalkanoic acid system family protein, protein MADINIVQQHKLTAAKAREAAQQVADKLAQEYDLACAWDGDVLRFERSGVDGSLTLEKEQAQLQIKLGFMLSAFASTIEGKIAEKMRKVFTEAV, encoded by the coding sequence ATGGCGGATATAAATATAGTTCAGCAACATAAGCTGACAGCAGCAAAGGCGCGCGAAGCGGCGCAGCAAGTGGCCGACAAGCTGGCCCAGGAATATGACCTGGCGTGCGCCTGGGATGGCGATGTGCTGCGCTTCGAGCGCAGCGGTGTCGATGGTTCGCTGACCCTGGAAAAAGAGCAGGCGCAACTGCAAATCAAGCTGGGTTTCATGCTCAGCGCCTTCGCCTCCACGATTGAAGGCAAGATCGCCGAGAAAATGCGCAAGGTGTTTACCGAAGCAGTTTGA
- the proV gene encoding glycine betaine/L-proline ABC transporter ATP-binding protein ProV produces MAKQIIIDHVFKVFGDKPEEALELVRQGASKQDILAKTDCTIGVFDATFTIEAGEIFVIMGLSGSGKSTLVRMLNRLIEPTAGRILIDGNDINTLPDAQLRALRRKDISMVFQSFALLPQITVLDNTAFGMELAGMPKAERHALAQQALEQVGLDGYGASYPDELSGGMQQRVGLARALACDPSILLMDEAFSALDPIIRTEMQSELLRLQQIKRRTIVFISHDLDEAMRIGDRVAIMKDGHVVQVGTPEEILRKPANDYVRNFVRGVDAAAVFKASDIARKSQIVVSESPSRGSRAALSMLEEQDRAFAYVVNPQRKFLGVVSADSLRSALDGHVGPLGLAHAYLPDVQTIDADEPVAGLFGQVAQLPYAVPVVANDGSFRGAISKTTLLKFLDRDTPAIAEQQQKGQA; encoded by the coding sequence GTGGCAAAACAAATCATTATCGACCATGTGTTCAAAGTGTTCGGCGACAAGCCAGAAGAAGCACTTGAACTCGTCCGTCAGGGCGCCAGCAAGCAGGACATCCTGGCCAAGACCGACTGCACCATCGGCGTCTTCGACGCCACCTTTACCATTGAGGCGGGCGAGATTTTCGTCATCATGGGCCTGTCCGGTTCGGGCAAGTCGACCCTGGTGCGCATGCTGAACCGCCTGATCGAGCCCACCGCCGGCCGCATCCTGATCGACGGCAACGACATCAATACCTTGCCGGACGCCCAGCTGCGCGCCCTGCGCCGCAAGGATATCAGCATGGTGTTCCAGTCGTTCGCGCTGCTGCCGCAAATTACCGTGCTCGACAACACTGCCTTCGGCATGGAACTGGCCGGCATGCCCAAGGCCGAGCGCCATGCGCTGGCCCAGCAAGCGCTGGAACAGGTGGGCCTGGACGGCTACGGCGCCAGCTATCCCGACGAATTGTCGGGCGGCATGCAGCAGCGCGTGGGCCTGGCCCGTGCGCTGGCTTGCGATCCATCGATTTTGCTGATGGATGAAGCGTTTTCCGCGCTCGATCCGATTATCCGTACGGAAATGCAATCGGAACTGCTGCGTTTGCAGCAAATCAAGCGCCGCACCATCGTCTTCATTTCGCATGACCTCGATGAAGCCATGCGCATCGGCGACCGCGTCGCCATCATGAAAGACGGTCACGTGGTGCAAGTGGGCACGCCGGAAGAAATCCTGCGCAAGCCGGCCAACGATTATGTGCGCAACTTCGTGCGCGGCGTCGATGCGGCGGCCGTCTTCAAGGCCAGCGATATTGCCCGCAAGAGCCAGATCGTCGTATCGGAATCGCCGAGCCGCGGTTCGCGCGCCGCGCTGTCGATGCTGGAAGAGCAGGATCGCGCGTTTGCCTACGTCGTCAATCCACAGCGCAAGTTCCTCGGCGTCGTCTCGGCCGATTCGCTGCGCAGTGCGCTCGACGGCCATGTGGGGCCGCTGGGCCTGGCCCATGCCTATCTGCCCGACGTGCAGACCATCGATGCAGACGAGCCCGTCGCCGGCCTGTTCGGCCAGGTGGCGCAACTACCTTACGCCGTCCCTGTGGTGGCCAATGACGGCAGCTTCCGCGGCGCCATCAGCAAGACGACCTTGCTGAAGTTCCTCGACCGCGACACGCCAGCCATAGCCGAACAACAACAGAAAGGACAAGCATGA
- the proW gene encoding glycine betaine/L-proline ABC transporter permease ProW has protein sequence MNPSTVSTVEPVVEQAAQINPWALTPPTDASTAWLDAAAPAVQPEHAAGFHLTQIFDGSLPLESWINQGLGWVVAHFRPFFQAVRAPIDSVLSGVEGVLLAAPSLTVIAIIGLLAWQFTSRTLAIGTVLALLLVSMLGIWPEAMTTLSLVLTSLAFCLAIGLPLGIFLASSDRAQNILRPLLDAMQTTPAFVYLVPVVMLFGIGNAPGVIVTIIFALPPLVRLTNLGIRQVRPDLIEAARAYGASPWQLLTRVQFPLAMPSIMAGINQSLMLSLSMVVIASMIAVGGLGQMVLRGIGRLDMGLATVGGLGIVLLAITLDRLTQAMGQPRRGVRHWYQTGPAGFVLRLVRGNTEKNNVEQQATLANAQ, from the coding sequence ATGAACCCAAGCACCGTTTCCACAGTAGAACCTGTTGTTGAACAGGCCGCCCAGATCAATCCCTGGGCGCTGACGCCCCCCACCGACGCCAGCACCGCCTGGCTCGACGCCGCCGCGCCTGCCGTGCAGCCGGAACATGCGGCCGGCTTTCACCTGACGCAGATTTTCGACGGCTCGCTGCCGCTGGAAAGCTGGATCAACCAGGGCCTGGGCTGGGTCGTCGCGCATTTCCGCCCGTTCTTCCAGGCCGTGCGTGCGCCGATCGACAGCGTGCTGTCCGGCGTGGAAGGCGTGCTGCTGGCCGCTCCGTCGCTGACGGTGATCGCCATCATCGGCTTGCTGGCGTGGCAATTTACGAGCCGCACCCTGGCCATCGGCACCGTGCTGGCGCTGCTGCTCGTGTCGATGCTGGGCATCTGGCCGGAAGCCATGACGACCCTGTCGCTGGTGTTGACGTCGCTGGCCTTCTGCCTGGCCATCGGTTTGCCGCTCGGTATTTTCCTTGCCAGCAGCGACCGCGCACAGAATATCCTGCGCCCCTTGCTCGACGCCATGCAGACGACGCCTGCCTTCGTCTACCTGGTGCCGGTGGTGATGCTGTTCGGTATCGGTAATGCGCCGGGCGTGATCGTCACGATCATCTTTGCCCTGCCGCCGCTGGTGCGTTTGACCAACCTCGGCATCCGCCAGGTGCGTCCCGACCTGATCGAAGCGGCCCGCGCCTACGGTGCCTCGCCGTGGCAGTTGTTGACCCGCGTGCAGTTTCCGCTGGCCATGCCGTCCATCATGGCCGGTATCAACCAGTCGCTGATGCTGTCGCTGTCGATGGTCGTGATCGCTTCGATGATCGCCGTGGGCGGCCTGGGCCAGATGGTATTGCGCGGCATCGGCCGCCTGGACATGGGCCTGGCAACGGTGGGGGGGCTCGGTATCGTGCTGCTGGCCATCACCCTGGATCGCTTGACGCAAGCGATGGGCCAGCCACGCCGCGGCGTGCGCCACTGGTACCAGACGGGTCCCGCCGGTTTCGTGCTGCGCCTGGTGCGCGGCAACACGGAGAAAAATAATGTTGAACAGCAAGCAACGCTGGCCAACGCACAATAA
- the proX gene encoding glycine betaine/L-proline ABC transporter substrate-binding protein ProX — MHQIDNFKVTQKSQRKFQLFSALAIAAMALTTSLAMAQAPAATADALPGKGVKVQPLQSSIAEETFQTMLVDKALEKLGYEVQPIKEVEYPTAHIAIANGDATFMAVHWDPMHKDFYNNAGGDAKLSRTGQYAGPAAQGYLIDKATAEKYNITNIDQLRDPTLAKLFDHDGDGKADLTGCNPGWGCEALIENHMDAYKLRETVTHVQGSYAALIADTLGRYKRGEPILYYTWTPYWVSGVLVPGKDVVWLKVPFSANPDKVNTRLDDGSDYGFAVNTARIVSNKAWAEKNPAAAKLFEVMQLPVADINAQNERMRRGENTQSDIARHTAGWIKYHQQKFDGWIAQALAAAKK, encoded by the coding sequence ATGCATCAAATTGACAATTTTAAAGTGACGCAAAAATCGCAACGCAAGTTCCAGCTGTTTTCCGCCCTGGCCATCGCCGCCATGGCCCTGACCACCAGCCTGGCCATGGCGCAGGCGCCGGCCGCAACGGCTGACGCGCTGCCCGGCAAGGGCGTCAAGGTGCAGCCGCTGCAAAGCTCGATTGCGGAAGAAACCTTCCAGACCATGCTGGTCGACAAGGCCCTGGAAAAGCTCGGCTACGAAGTGCAGCCGATCAAGGAAGTGGAATACCCGACCGCGCATATCGCCATCGCCAACGGCGACGCCACCTTCATGGCTGTGCACTGGGACCCGATGCACAAGGATTTCTATAACAATGCGGGCGGCGACGCCAAGTTGTCGCGCACGGGCCAGTATGCGGGTCCTGCGGCGCAAGGTTATCTGATCGACAAGGCGACTGCCGAGAAATACAACATCACGAATATCGACCAGTTGCGCGATCCCACCCTGGCCAAGCTGTTCGACCACGATGGCGACGGCAAGGCCGATTTGACGGGCTGCAACCCGGGCTGGGGCTGCGAAGCGCTGATCGAGAACCACATGGATGCGTACAAACTGCGCGAAACGGTAACGCACGTGCAGGGCAGCTATGCGGCCCTGATCGCCGACACCCTGGGCCGCTACAAGCGTGGCGAGCCTATCCTGTACTACACGTGGACGCCGTACTGGGTCAGCGGCGTGCTGGTGCCGGGCAAGGACGTGGTCTGGCTGAAAGTGCCGTTCTCGGCCAATCCCGACAAGGTGAACACCCGCCTCGACGATGGCAGCGACTACGGTTTTGCCGTCAACACGGCGCGCATCGTATCGAACAAGGCCTGGGCGGAGAAAAATCCGGCCGCGGCCAAGCTGTTCGAAGTGATGCAATTGCCCGTGGCCGACATCAATGCGCAGAACGAGCGCATGCGCCGCGGCGAAAACACGCAGTCCGATATCGCCCGCCATACGGCCGGCTGGATCAAGTATCACCAGCAAAAGTTTGACGGCTGGATCGCGCAAGCGCTGGCGGCGGCAAAAAAGTAA
- a CDS encoding GNAT family N-acetyltransferase yields the protein MTPSPISLAHAADLPRLFDVWHLSVRATHDFLADSDIAFLMPFVRDELARVTADHRLHVLRDANSVPYAFLCVEHAKIEMLFVHPDQRGSGAGRTLVQYAITALGATAVDVNEHNTQAHGFYRHLGFIGENRSECDPFGKPFPILHLKLAENG from the coding sequence ATGACACCATCACCGATTTCCCTGGCCCATGCCGCCGACCTGCCCCGTTTGTTCGACGTCTGGCACCTGTCCGTACGCGCCACCCACGATTTCCTCGCCGACAGCGATATCGCTTTCCTCATGCCCTTCGTTCGCGATGAGCTGGCCAGGGTGACGGCGGACCATCGGCTTCACGTGCTACGCGATGCCAACAGTGTCCCGTACGCCTTCCTGTGCGTCGAGCACGCCAAGATCGAGATGCTGTTCGTGCATCCCGATCAACGCGGCAGCGGCGCCGGCCGCACGCTGGTCCAGTACGCCATCACGGCCTTGGGCGCCACGGCCGTCGACGTCAATGAGCACAACACGCAAGCGCACGGCTTTTACCGCCACCTGGGTTTTATCGGGGAAAACCGGTCGGAATGCGACCCCTTTGGCAAGCCTTTCCCCATTTTGCACCTGAAACTGGCCGAAAACGGCTGA
- a CDS encoding acyl-CoA-binding protein: MSLQEQFDQAQLDSKTLSERPDNMTLLKIYALFKQASSGDATGERPGMTDFVNRAKFDAWAALAGTSKEDAQQQYIDLIEDLKD; the protein is encoded by the coding sequence ATGAGTTTACAAGAGCAATTCGACCAAGCGCAGCTCGATTCCAAGACCCTGTCCGAGCGTCCGGACAATATGACCTTGCTGAAAATCTACGCCTTGTTCAAGCAAGCCTCGAGCGGCGACGCCACGGGCGAGCGCCCCGGCATGACCGACTTCGTCAACCGCGCCAAGTTCGATGCCTGGGCAGCCCTGGCCGGCACGTCGAAGGAAGATGCGCAGCAGCAATACATCGACCTGATCGAAGACTTGAAGGACTGA
- a CDS encoding FKBP-type peptidyl-prolyl cis-trans isomerase: MTTTTTASGLQYIDTVVGEGAEAQAGNNVVVHYTGWLQNDDGSAGSKFDSSKDRNDPFEFPLGAGRVIQGWDEGVQGMKVGGKRQLIIPAALGYGARGAGGVIPPNATLIFDVELLGV, from the coding sequence ATGACCACCACCACTACCGCTTCCGGCCTGCAATACATCGATACCGTCGTCGGCGAAGGCGCTGAAGCGCAAGCCGGCAACAATGTTGTCGTGCATTACACGGGCTGGCTGCAGAACGACGACGGCAGCGCCGGTTCGAAATTTGATTCGAGCAAGGACCGCAACGACCCGTTCGAATTCCCGCTGGGCGCAGGCCGCGTCATCCAGGGCTGGGACGAAGGCGTGCAAGGCATGAAAGTGGGCGGCAAGCGCCAGCTGATCATCCCGGCAGCACTGGGCTATGGCGCACGCGGCGCCGGCGGCGTGATTCCACCGAACGCGACCCTGATTTTCGACGTCGAACTGCTGGGCGTATAA
- a CDS encoding cytochrome D1 domain-containing protein, with product MFRSLRRLVFSSLCLVSAISTAQAEVVVVLNSRDATVQLLDQKTYAPLSTFAVGKEPHHLMETPDGKSLIVASSVGNELIFLDPVSGQIQRRISNILDPYQIGFSPDQKWFISNSLRLDRIDLYRYDGKNLTLAKRIALPKLPSHMAFTADSTMAFITQQGSNQVSAIDLATQTVKWTMPVGPAPAGITMTPDGKYLLVGIMGSDYVEVIDWRTQKTVKRIKAGAGTHNFRALGDNRMTFVSNRVSNTINIIDQQTLENVGTINVPGGPDCMEITPDGKTMWVTLRWIKKVAVIDLTTRKVIKTIPVGRSPHGVYFATHSPRM from the coding sequence ATGTTCCGCAGTCTACGCCGCCTTGTTTTTTCCTCGCTGTGCCTGGTTTCCGCAATATCGACGGCGCAAGCCGAAGTGGTGGTGGTACTCAATTCCCGTGATGCTACGGTGCAACTGCTGGACCAGAAAACCTACGCCCCCCTGTCCACCTTTGCCGTTGGCAAGGAACCGCACCACCTGATGGAGACGCCGGACGGCAAGTCGCTGATCGTCGCCAGCTCCGTCGGCAACGAACTGATCTTCCTCGACCCCGTCTCGGGCCAGATCCAGCGCCGCATCAGCAACATCCTCGATCCCTACCAGATCGGCTTTTCGCCGGACCAGAAGTGGTTCATCTCGAATTCGCTGCGCCTGGACCGCATCGACCTGTACCGCTACGACGGCAAGAACCTGACCCTGGCCAAGCGCATCGCGCTGCCGAAGCTGCCCAGCCACATGGCCTTCACGGCCGACAGCACCATGGCTTTTATCACGCAGCAGGGCAGCAACCAGGTCAGCGCCATCGACCTGGCCACGCAGACGGTGAAATGGACCATGCCCGTCGGCCCGGCGCCGGCCGGCATCACGATGACGCCCGACGGTAAATATTTGCTGGTTGGCATCATGGGCAGCGATTACGTGGAAGTGATCGACTGGCGCACGCAAAAGACCGTCAAGCGCATCAAGGCGGGCGCCGGCACGCATAATTTCCGCGCGCTCGGTGACAACCGCATGACGTTCGTGTCGAACCGCGTGTCGAACACGATCAACATCATCGACCAGCAAACCCTGGAAAACGTGGGCACCATCAACGTGCCCGGTGGCCCGGACTGCATGGAAATCACGCCCGATGGCAAGACCATGTGGGTCACCCTGCGCTGGATCAAGAAAGTGGCCGTGATCGATTTGACCACGCGCAAGGTGATCAAGACGATCCCCGTGGGCCGCTCGCCCCATGGCGTGTATTTCGCCACGCACTCGCCGCGCATGTGA
- a CDS encoding polysaccharide deacetylase family protein, protein MMKRLISAGHVPAMLLCAGAMLTSAHAAAPAAAVPAAASVPAACKGTIYMTFDTGSQSQAQLIADVLNKRQIKATFFLANEKTTRGDYSLDPSWAPYWKARVAEGHAFGTHTFDHVYWKKDLANGLIQVKPQFGKDGGKLASVTDQQFCEELRRVDTRFQELTGRKLDPFWRAPGGYTSPRTLAAGSACGYQHAGWAPAGYSGDELPSDKYPNAMLLKKALANLRSGDIFIAHMGIWSRKEPWAPANLDALISGLQDKGFCFATLREHPAYARKKGQP, encoded by the coding sequence ATGATGAAACGCCTGATTTCCGCGGGCCATGTGCCCGCCATGCTGCTGTGCGCCGGCGCCATGCTGACGTCCGCGCATGCTGCTGCACCTGCCGCCGCTGTACCAGCCGCAGCTTCAGTGCCGGCCGCCTGCAAGGGTACGATCTACATGACGTTCGACACGGGCAGCCAGTCGCAAGCGCAACTGATCGCCGACGTGTTGAACAAGCGCCAGATCAAAGCCACGTTCTTCCTGGCCAATGAAAAGACGACGCGCGGCGACTATTCGCTCGACCCGTCGTGGGCGCCGTACTGGAAAGCCCGCGTGGCCGAAGGCCATGCGTTCGGCACGCACACGTTTGACCATGTGTACTGGAAGAAGGATCTGGCCAACGGCTTGATCCAGGTCAAGCCCCAGTTCGGCAAGGATGGCGGCAAATTGGCGTCGGTGACGGATCAGCAGTTCTGCGAGGAATTGCGCCGCGTCGATACGCGCTTCCAGGAACTGACGGGTCGCAAGCTCGACCCGTTCTGGCGCGCGCCGGGCGGCTACACATCGCCGCGCACCCTGGCGGCCGGCAGCGCCTGCGGCTACCAGCATGCGGGCTGGGCGCCGGCAGGGTATTCCGGCGATGAGCTGCCCAGCGACAAGTATCCAAACGCCATGCTGCTGAAGAAAGCGCTGGCGAATTTGCGCAGCGGCGACATTTTTATTGCGCACATGGGCATCTGGTCGCGCAAGGAGCCGTGGGCGCCCGCCAACCTCGATGCCTTGATTTCCGGCCTGCAAGACAAGGGTTTCTGTTTTGCCACCCTGCGCGAGCATCCTGCCTACGCGCGGAAGAAGGGCCAGCCATGA